One segment of Salvelinus fontinalis isolate EN_2023a chromosome 12, ASM2944872v1, whole genome shotgun sequence DNA contains the following:
- the LOC129867675 gene encoding troponin I, slow skeletal muscle-like — MADAPKPKEKSKISSARRLGLKIRLLTVAGQMLEVETEEKKREREEALAERVPPLKLSGLSVDELMDLCKDLHRKIDVVDEERYDVRLKVTKNDKECHELGLKIIELQSKFKKPSLKKVKISAEMMLSVLLGSKHKETIDFKSNLKTVKKAEEKKEEVTDWRQNVDAMSGMEGRKKMFDAW, encoded by the exons ATGGCGGACGC GCCCAAACCAAAAGAAAAGTCCAAGATCTCCTCAGCCCGACGATTGGGGTTGAAG ATCCGATTGCTGACAGTAGCTGGCCAGATGCTAGAGGTTGAgacggaggagaagaagagagaaagagaagaagctcTGGCTGAGAGAGTCCCTCCTCTCAAGCTTTCTGGCTTGTCTGTGGATGAGCTCATg GATTTGTGCAAAGATCTGCACCGTAAGATCGACGTGGTAGATGAGGAGCGATACGACGTGCGACTGAAAGTTACCAAAAATGACAAGGAG TGCCATGAGTTGGGGCTGAAGATCATTGAGCTGCAGAGCAAGTTCAAGAAGCCAAGCCTGAAGAAGGTGAAGATCTCAGCTGAGATGATGCTCAGTGTTCTGCTGGGCTCCAAGCACAAAGAGACAATCGACTTCAAGTCCAACCTCAAGACAGTCAAGAAAGCAGAGGAGAAG AAAGAGGAGGTCACCGACTGGCGTCAAAATGTGGATGCCATGTCAGGCATGGAAGGCAGAAAGAAGATGTTCGACGCTTGGTAA